A single genomic interval of Rubripirellula reticaptiva harbors:
- a CDS encoding type I restriction endonuclease subunit R translates to MKFTEAQLEAAIVELLGEVGYPHVIGVAISRPPDEVLIKDDLRAFLAARYASDNITPGEIESIIQKLTSYAAADLYESNKAIMKMVADGFLLKREDRKQKDLYVQLIDYGRLSVGAENDQNIFKLVNQLEIFGSEKRIPDGILYINGLPLVVFEFKSAISENATIHDAFKQLTVRYHRDIPELFKYNAFCVISDGVNNKAGSFFAPYEFFYSWRKTDGGDLVEVDGINSLHSMIQGMFHTNRLLDVIRNFIYLPDTSRREEKILCRYPQYYAANKLFQNILQHMRTEANGERGDGKGGTYFGATGCGKSYTMLFLTRLLMKSVALSSPTIVVITDRTDLDDQLSAQFTNAKSFIGDQLVVSVESRSDLRDHLKGRSSGGVFLTTIHKFTEDVELLTDRSNVICISDEAHRSQVNLDQKVTTTDEGVKRTYGFAKYLHDSLPNATYVGFTGTPIDATLDVFGPVIDSYTMTESVIDEITVPIVYEGRAARVLLDNSKLKEIEEYYAQCADDGATTYAIDASKKANLQMNSILGDPDRLKSLAADFVEHYEARIEERATVAGKAMFVSSNRQIAYEFYKEVIALRPEWAKVKVCADGVELSEKEKKEVLPMPQIHLVMTRGKDDEKALYEMLGTKEYRKKLDGEFKNRKSNFKIAIVVDMWLTGFDVPELDTLYIDKPVKRHNLIQTISRVNRTFEKKEKGLVVDYIGIKKQMNLALAHYSKGDQDNFEDVAASVVVVKDHLDLLKAVFHKFNSKPYFSGQPMEQLHCLNMAAEFVQVTEALEQRFMNLTKRMKAAYDICVGSDGFTQSERDHVHFYFAIRSIVFKLTKGDAPDTAQMNAKVQQMLADALASDGVEEVFKMGQGDTSEVDLFDPDYLAKIDKIKLPNTKIKLLQQLLTKAIDSFKKVNKIQGVEFSKQFAALVEKYNDRSEHDVLQSTVLEDFTDEIIDLYHAMRKERDSFEELGIDFEEKAFYDILKALTVKYDFEYPEDKLLALATKVKVIVDDKARYTDWSQRDDIKAELKVDLIILLAENGYPPIDRDEVYKEIFEQAENFKKYQG, encoded by the coding sequence ATGAAGTTCACCGAAGCGCAACTTGAAGCGGCTATTGTCGAGCTTCTTGGCGAGGTCGGCTATCCGCATGTGATTGGCGTGGCTATCAGCCGTCCGCCTGACGAAGTTCTGATTAAGGATGACTTGCGAGCGTTTTTGGCAGCGCGCTACGCATCGGACAACATAACACCAGGTGAAATTGAATCGATCATCCAGAAACTCACCTCGTACGCAGCTGCCGATCTGTACGAAAGCAACAAAGCGATCATGAAAATGGTCGCCGATGGCTTCTTGCTAAAGCGTGAAGACCGAAAGCAAAAAGATTTGTATGTGCAATTGATCGACTACGGTCGTTTGTCCGTAGGTGCCGAAAACGACCAGAACATCTTTAAGCTCGTCAATCAGCTAGAGATTTTTGGCAGCGAAAAACGCATCCCCGACGGCATTTTGTACATTAATGGCCTGCCGCTAGTGGTGTTTGAATTTAAGAGTGCTATCTCTGAAAACGCGACCATTCATGACGCGTTTAAGCAACTCACAGTGCGTTACCATCGCGACATTCCAGAGCTATTTAAATACAACGCTTTCTGCGTGATAAGCGACGGAGTCAACAACAAAGCTGGTTCGTTCTTCGCTCCGTACGAGTTCTTTTACTCGTGGCGAAAGACTGATGGCGGCGACCTTGTCGAAGTCGATGGCATTAATTCGCTACACAGCATGATTCAGGGCATGTTCCACACGAATCGCTTGCTGGATGTGATTCGTAACTTCATCTACCTACCAGACACTTCCCGTCGTGAGGAAAAAATTCTCTGCCGCTATCCGCAGTACTATGCCGCGAACAAGCTGTTTCAAAACATCTTGCAGCACATGCGGACAGAAGCGAACGGTGAACGTGGAGACGGAAAAGGCGGTACGTACTTTGGAGCGACTGGTTGTGGCAAAAGTTACACGATGCTGTTTCTAACACGCTTGCTGATGAAAAGTGTTGCTTTATCCAGCCCAACTATCGTTGTCATTACCGACCGCACCGATTTGGACGATCAGCTGTCGGCTCAGTTTACAAACGCAAAGTCATTTATTGGCGATCAGCTTGTAGTTAGCGTTGAAAGCCGGTCAGATTTGCGAGATCACTTAAAAGGGCGTAGCAGTGGCGGAGTATTTCTGACCACCATTCACAAATTCACCGAAGACGTAGAACTACTTACAGATCGCAGCAATGTGATTTGCATTTCAGACGAAGCGCATCGCAGCCAGGTGAATCTGGATCAGAAAGTCACCACTACCGATGAAGGCGTGAAACGTACATACGGCTTTGCCAAGTATCTGCACGATTCGCTGCCGAACGCGACGTATGTAGGCTTCACCGGTACGCCCATCGACGCGACGTTGGATGTGTTCGGACCAGTGATTGATTCGTACACGATGACTGAATCTGTTATCGACGAAATCACCGTGCCCATTGTTTACGAAGGTCGAGCCGCCAGAGTGTTGCTGGATAATAGCAAGCTAAAGGAGATTGAAGAGTATTACGCTCAATGTGCCGACGACGGAGCAACCACCTACGCGATTGATGCCAGTAAGAAGGCCAACTTGCAGATGAATTCTATTTTAGGCGATCCCGATCGCTTGAAATCGCTGGCTGCTGACTTTGTGGAACACTATGAAGCTCGCATCGAGGAACGTGCAACCGTTGCGGGTAAGGCAATGTTTGTTAGCAGCAATCGCCAAATTGCCTACGAGTTCTACAAAGAAGTGATCGCTTTGCGGCCAGAGTGGGCAAAAGTGAAGGTATGTGCCGACGGTGTGGAGCTGAGCGAGAAAGAGAAAAAAGAAGTTCTGCCGATGCCGCAAATTCACTTGGTGATGACTCGCGGCAAGGACGACGAAAAGGCTCTGTACGAGATGCTGGGCACTAAGGAGTATCGCAAGAAGCTCGACGGCGAGTTTAAGAATCGCAAGTCGAACTTCAAGATTGCCATCGTTGTGGACATGTGGCTGACTGGCTTTGATGTGCCCGAACTAGACACCCTCTACATCGACAAGCCTGTTAAACGCCACAACTTAATACAAACGATTTCTAGAGTGAATCGCACCTTTGAGAAGAAAGAAAAAGGCCTGGTTGTCGACTACATCGGCATTAAAAAGCAGATGAATCTGGCCTTGGCTCATTACAGCAAAGGCGACCAGGATAACTTTGAAGACGTGGCGGCCTCGGTGGTCGTGGTGAAGGATCACCTCGATTTGTTAAAGGCGGTCTTTCATAAGTTCAATTCAAAGCCGTACTTTAGCGGCCAGCCGATGGAGCAACTTCACTGCCTGAACATGGCAGCGGAATTCGTGCAGGTGACGGAAGCCCTGGAACAACGCTTCATGAACCTGACCAAACGCATGAAAGCGGCCTACGATATTTGTGTCGGCAGCGACGGCTTTACTCAAAGCGAACGCGACCATGTGCATTTCTACTTTGCCATCCGCAGTATCGTGTTCAAACTGACCAAAGGCGATGCTCCTGATACGGCTCAGATGAACGCCAAAGTCCAACAGATGCTGGCAGATGCTTTGGCAAGTGACGGCGTAGAAGAAGTTTTCAAGATGGGTCAGGGCGATACTTCTGAGGTTGATTTGTTCGATCCCGATTACCTGGCAAAGATCGACAAGATTAAACTTCCCAACACGAAGATTAAATTGCTTCAGCAGTTGCTGACCAAAGCAATTGATTCGTTTAAGAAAGTAAACAAGATACAGGGAGTGGAATTTTCCAAACAGTTTGCGGCTCTAGTGGAAAAGTACAACGACCGCAGCGAACACGATGTGCTTCAAAGCACTGTGCTGGAAGACTTCACCGACGAGATCATCGACCTGTACCATGCGATGCGAAAAGAGCGAGATTCGTTTGAAGAACTCGGTATCGACTTCGAAGAAAAAGCCTTCTACGACATCCTGAAAGCTCTGACCGTCAAGTACGACTTTGAATACCCAGAGGATAAGCTGCTGGCTCTAGCAACGAAAGTGAAAGTCATCGTTGACGACAAGGCCAGGTACACCGACTGGAGCCAACGCGACGACATCAAGGCTGAACTGAAGGTCGACCTGATAATCCTGCTAGCGGAGAACGGTTACCCGCCGATTGACCGTGATGAGGTCTACAAGGAGATTTTCGAGCAGGCCGAAAATTTCAAGAAGTATCAGGGCTGA
- a CDS encoding ATP-dependent nuclease, with translation MAKRIENFRVERQRGVRLAFCDSVPSLMVVAGPNGAGKSTLLDAIRKQANPKPLYVGPHRVSRRQNVQMRYMYPSNEVSSMEELFSLDNLVQYEGITIQATARTPWDQDESTSFVKYGLCKIEVERADALKELYDLKGEIPPGLQDPWKPFHDLLKFLLPHLKFQGVDSKIKTNIRCNFLAHGLDTLVDLDELSSGEKSVVQLFYPLIEHQIKALLEQYARGETATAAAVSRNPWCILIDEPELHLHPALQVKVLDYLRTLSLLSDSQVILTTQSTAIIENATFEELYLLRPAEHTSETENQLTQLATDEERLQTIRDLFGSPVNLTSMQPVVVVEGVGLDGDTKVVSDKQLYRNLDSRFDRVTVVPGGSKGQVMELRQRIETMLGEFSVAIPVMALVDRDTGSGTTKANCYSLPVSMIENFLVDPHVIYTAIESVRHKTDLSTIAQVEAVIDKILDDQFEEEIERTVIQQVGYRKFQPQRPATELVTQIQEFCQQLVAKVTPEQVKSWIEEAQQNVHAIKIENRRREQFSGKRVLKALHSKALHSTGISKEVFLFYAAREAGKRQSVKVFFDEFFLRLFPDDADS, from the coding sequence ATGGCAAAAAGAATTGAAAACTTTAGAGTAGAGCGGCAGCGTGGCGTTCGACTAGCCTTTTGTGATTCCGTGCCATCTTTGATGGTTGTTGCTGGACCTAACGGTGCTGGAAAATCCACACTTCTCGATGCCATTCGAAAACAAGCAAACCCGAAACCTCTATATGTTGGTCCTCATCGCGTATCAAGACGACAGAATGTTCAGATGCGATATATGTATCCGAGCAACGAAGTGTCCTCAATGGAAGAACTATTCTCGCTAGATAACCTAGTTCAGTATGAAGGCATAACGATTCAGGCTACCGCGCGTACGCCATGGGACCAAGACGAATCAACAAGCTTTGTGAAATATGGACTTTGTAAAATTGAAGTGGAACGGGCTGATGCACTCAAGGAGTTATACGACCTTAAAGGTGAGATTCCTCCTGGTCTACAGGACCCTTGGAAACCATTTCACGACCTCCTAAAGTTTCTGCTCCCCCATCTGAAATTCCAGGGAGTGGACTCAAAGATCAAGACAAATATCCGTTGCAACTTTTTAGCTCACGGACTCGATACACTGGTCGACTTGGACGAACTCAGTTCAGGCGAAAAGAGCGTTGTCCAACTGTTTTATCCACTAATCGAGCACCAAATAAAGGCTCTTCTAGAACAATACGCTCGTGGTGAAACCGCCACTGCAGCAGCTGTTTCTAGAAATCCTTGGTGTATCTTGATTGACGAGCCAGAACTCCATCTCCACCCCGCCCTGCAGGTTAAGGTATTAGACTACCTTCGCACTCTTTCACTGCTGAGCGACTCGCAAGTAATCCTGACCACTCAATCAACGGCAATTATAGAGAACGCGACTTTTGAAGAGCTATATCTGCTCCGGCCAGCGGAGCATACATCGGAGACGGAAAATCAGCTTACACAGCTTGCAACCGACGAGGAGCGTCTACAGACGATTCGAGACCTGTTTGGTTCCCCCGTAAACCTTACGTCCATGCAACCCGTCGTTGTCGTGGAGGGCGTCGGCCTGGACGGTGACACAAAAGTCGTCTCCGATAAACAGCTTTATCGGAATCTCGATTCGCGTTTTGATAGAGTGACAGTCGTTCCAGGCGGTAGCAAGGGACAAGTCATGGAGCTGCGACAGCGAATCGAGACAATGTTAGGTGAATTTTCAGTGGCTATTCCTGTCATGGCACTTGTCGACCGTGATACTGGAAGCGGTACGACTAAAGCAAATTGCTACTCCCTTCCGGTCTCGATGATTGAAAATTTTTTAGTCGATCCCCACGTAATATATACCGCAATCGAGAGTGTGCGCCACAAGACAGATCTTTCAACAATTGCTCAGGTCGAAGCCGTGATTGACAAAATCCTAGACGACCAGTTTGAAGAAGAAATTGAACGGACGGTAATTCAGCAGGTAGGTTATCGCAAATTCCAGCCACAAAGACCTGCAACTGAACTTGTCACTCAAATCCAAGAGTTTTGCCAACAACTTGTAGCGAAAGTAACACCAGAACAGGTCAAATCGTGGATAGAAGAAGCTCAGCAGAATGTCCATGCAATAAAAATAGAGAATCGACGCCGTGAACAGTTTAGCGGAAAACGTGTATTAAAAGCGCTGCATTCGAAGGCACTGCACAGCACTGGCATATCAAAGGAAGTGTTTCTCTTTTATGCCGCACGGGAGGCTGGGAAACGCCAGTCAGTCAAAGTGTTCTTTGACGAATTCTTTTTGAGACTCTTCCCCGACGATGCAGATAGTTAG
- a CDS encoding tyrosine-type recombinase/integrase yields the protein MAMELTVLGSRELQATELPSLIAAAGRPAATAFRDFFYGELANNHTQRAYGHAVGQFLEWADLQGLELAQIRPGDVGVYLRQHAGAPSTKKQHRSAIKRFFDLLVERHVCLINPAASAKTEKHRIKQGVTPEIAKNEVRQLLATLTGTKLSQVRDRAAIGILVYTACRVGAVANLRRGDFQGQPGKMSLRFHEKGGNHQGVEVRHDLEAWINEYIERASLKTAHRDAPLFRPLVRREERLQATAMEANDVGRMVKRKLRQTGIRTELSAHSFRVATITDLIAQGVPVEDVQELAGHADARTTKLYDRTNRKATRNLVERISF from the coding sequence ATGGCAATGGAATTGACGGTTTTAGGCTCGAGAGAACTCCAGGCAACGGAGCTGCCAAGCTTGATTGCAGCTGCGGGCCGTCCGGCAGCGACCGCTTTTCGGGATTTTTTCTACGGCGAGCTTGCCAACAACCACACCCAGCGAGCCTACGGCCACGCGGTTGGCCAATTTCTTGAGTGGGCAGACCTTCAGGGTCTTGAGCTTGCTCAGATTCGACCTGGCGACGTTGGCGTGTATCTACGTCAGCACGCCGGGGCACCGAGCACGAAAAAGCAGCATCGTTCTGCCATCAAGCGGTTTTTTGACCTGCTCGTTGAACGGCACGTTTGTTTGATTAACCCGGCAGCATCAGCGAAAACAGAAAAGCACAGAATAAAGCAAGGCGTTACACCAGAGATTGCCAAGAATGAAGTTCGGCAATTGCTCGCCACACTTACCGGCACCAAACTGAGCCAGGTGCGAGACCGTGCAGCGATTGGAATTCTTGTTTACACCGCTTGCCGCGTTGGTGCAGTGGCAAACCTCCGTCGGGGCGACTTTCAGGGGCAGCCTGGCAAAATGTCGCTTCGCTTTCACGAAAAGGGCGGCAATCACCAAGGCGTTGAAGTCAGGCACGACCTAGAGGCCTGGATAAACGAGTACATTGAGCGAGCGAGCCTGAAAACCGCCCACAGGGACGCACCGCTCTTTAGGCCCCTTGTTAGGCGAGAAGAACGCTTGCAGGCTACGGCCATGGAAGCGAACGACGTTGGCCGCATGGTAAAACGCAAGCTTCGCCAGACTGGTATCCGAACCGAGCTTTCTGCTCACTCATTTAGAGTTGCCACCATCACCGACTTGATTGCTCAAGGGGTGCCCGTTGAAGATGTGCAGGAGCTTGCAGGGCACGCAGATGCACGCACCACAAAGCTCTACGACCGCACAAACCGCAAGGCGACCAGAAACCTCGTGGAACGGATTTCGTTTTAG
- a CDS encoding abortive infection family protein produces MRNGDKLSERAINAIELVVSGNPTATGDVLAPYRSGPKLIDFFVDFGCNDSYGAGFPSRHVYAKDSLRSLDKDTQWKAVEAAVDPAHFLEFDGGVEPAVEYINKYLAFDGLRLVLSRNRYRMARADDSLVEVEDITLAVDPLAQEFVEEQLYKCRVKIRDEDYDGAITNARSLLEAVLSEIQVRLIAEPQKADGDLGKLFKRVQKALNLEPSRPDVADSLRQVLSGLSSIVNGIAPIRNRMSDAHARSFKPTRHHAKLAVNASHTAVDFLVETYSYQVTNGAVHPLS; encoded by the coding sequence ATGCGGAACGGTGACAAGCTCAGCGAACGAGCGATCAACGCAATCGAACTTGTGGTTTCAGGCAACCCAACTGCGACGGGCGACGTTCTTGCCCCGTATCGGTCTGGCCCGAAGCTGATTGACTTCTTCGTCGATTTTGGATGCAACGATTCCTACGGAGCAGGCTTCCCGTCGCGACACGTCTACGCCAAGGATTCGCTTCGGTCTCTCGACAAAGACACGCAGTGGAAGGCGGTCGAGGCGGCGGTGGACCCTGCCCATTTTCTTGAATTCGACGGTGGCGTTGAGCCAGCGGTGGAGTACATCAACAAGTACCTGGCATTTGACGGCCTGCGGCTGGTTTTGTCTCGCAATCGTTACCGGATGGCTCGTGCTGATGATTCCCTTGTTGAAGTTGAAGATATCACCCTTGCCGTCGACCCTCTGGCTCAAGAGTTTGTCGAAGAGCAACTTTACAAATGCCGAGTCAAGATCCGCGACGAGGATTACGACGGTGCCATCACCAACGCAAGATCCTTGCTGGAGGCGGTATTGTCTGAGATCCAGGTTCGGCTAATCGCCGAACCTCAGAAAGCAGATGGTGACCTCGGAAAGCTGTTCAAGCGAGTTCAAAAAGCGTTGAACCTTGAACCGAGCCGTCCAGACGTTGCCGATTCACTGAGGCAAGTTCTCTCTGGTCTGTCCAGCATCGTTAACGGTATTGCACCAATCAGGAACCGGATGAGCGACGCTCACGCACGCTCGTTTAAGCCAACTCGCCATCATGCAAAACTAGCGGTGAACGCGTCCCACACTGCCGTCGATTTCCTCGTGGAAACGTACAGCTACCAGGTGACAAACGGAGCCGTTCATCCTCTGAGCTAG